In Epinephelus lanceolatus isolate andai-2023 chromosome 16, ASM4190304v1, whole genome shotgun sequence, one DNA window encodes the following:
- the phactr4a gene encoding phosphatase and actin regulator 4A isoform X2, whose protein sequence is MAVQSEYIHDEVDLQQSTTGGEEGNSGGGTPPTKRKGKLSKMGRIFKPWKWRKKKPSEKFTETSIALERRISVRKSRQELIARGVLKDIPENESNDVNHSKAPPMKNGHPVPMDVDRMSEPGVRVSRGESDIKGNALRPPQVDERRSRAPSDASRSNRAPLDVDSHARLSVDVDRRSRLPSDVDKRGASLPRGPPPDDRYRREERRDGKDDREDRGRRDWREEKERDGGADRRERREWRDDRERRDDRERRDDRTERDNKERRDYEERERRDRDERERKDRDERERRDRDEKERRDRDERERRDRDERERRDRDERERRERDERERRERDERERRDRDERERRDRDERERRDRERDDRERRDDRDKERDPRLERERRENRDDREREDRERKDMRGERDDRDRRDDRDRRDDRERREDRDKRDDWAKKNERERRDEREKREEKDPRPIVRPVSEMDLRPPLQKSSSEDNKRTRPASESDKRTTLPRYTPAAEFRERSESAAVRFAPDPRPAPDPQQEPPPPKQALLPPKFLTAPSAESGRSPTPSSSSSSSSSSSSSSSSSSAPVAVAKPPRTVSLLVEDPPRLQPAAPSSADSDTPPPVPPHAKQPPIPPPKPTNRNSNPALLASSLNRASKVRQPCHWTSWTRQSELGLYLSLPVYLRHRAGQTCSAELSQPGSGVIIVPAPAKRSPPTPPKRMTPVTKRHSVDPSPPSQVPESPTTEPASAPALMPPAVLKGDNNEDKTNAAAPQSPTEPMPSPPSHIPPSPPRVQSLQPPSTSSSGPVPTVQTDPPSPTTEPPSQPPAIPLHILIQRALASPGPAQPNPGSSQRAHSLLFESPPEFLTEVGGNPRHSLPITIEPLRLPDDDDFDMEEELRKLHPQRAPRQPELEPRSRRGMIGDLSVSVIPEDRGDSEGESDSDGPILYRDDDEDDDDEEGPPSGLASRVKRKDTLALKLERQEREDREAQENQDNMSWHNREQWVAVRNKIGTALTRRLSQRPTADELEQRNILQAKNETDRRLERCEIKRRLTRKLSQRPTVAELQARKILRFHEYVESTHAHDYDRRADKPWTKLTPADKAAIRKELNEFKSSEMAVHEKSRIYTRFHRP, encoded by the exons ATGATGAGGTTGACCTGCAACAGAGCACAACAGGGGGTGAGGAGGGAAACTCTGGTGGAGGAACACCTCCAACCAAACGCAAAGGCAAGCTCTCCAAAATGGGAAGGATCttcaagccctggaaatggagAAAGAAGAAGCCAAGTGAGAAATTCACTGAAACGTCGATAG CCTTGGAAAGAAGGATTTCTGTCAGAAAAAGTCGCCAAGAGCTGATTGCCAGAGGGGTTTTAAAGGATATCCCAGAGAATG AGAGCAACGATGTTAACCACTCCAAAGCTCCGCCAATGAAAAATGGGCACCCTGTGCCAATGGATGTGGACAGGATGTCAGAACCAGGGGTGCGAGTGTCTCGAGGGGAATCTGACATTAAGGGGAATGCCCTCAGGCCGCCCCAAGTAGATGAACGTCGAAGCAGAGCACCATCTGATGCCTCCCGAAGTAACCGGGCACCTCTGGATGTGGACTCTCATGCACGGCTTTCTGTGGACGTAGACAGACGAAGCCGTCTGCCATCAGATGTTGATAAGAGAGGAGCATCATTACCCCGAGGACCTCCACCAGATGATAGATACCGcagggaagagaggagagatggcAAGGATGACAGGGAGGACAGAGGAAGAAGGGACTGGCGAGAGGAAAAGGAGAGGGATGGGGGAGCGGACCGGAGAGAAAGGCGAGAATGGAGGgatgacagagagaggagagatgatagagagaggagagacgacagaacagagagagacaataaGGAAAGGAGAGATTATGAAGAGAGAGAACGCAGGGATCGGGATGAGAGAGAACGCAAAGATCGGgatgagagagaaaggagagatcGGGATGAGAAAGAACGGAGAGATCGGGATGAGAGAGAGCGGAGAGATCGGGATGAGAGAGAGCGGAGAGATCGGGATGAGAGAGAGCGGAGAGAGCGGGATGAGAGAGAGCGGAGAGAGCGGGATGAGAGAGAACGCAGAGATCGGGATGAGAGAGAACGCAGAGATCGGgatgagagagaaaggagagacagGGAGCGTGATGATAGAGAAAGAAGGGATGACAGGGACAAAGAAAGGGATCCGCGGCTTGAGAGGGAaaggagagaaaacagagatgacagagaacgagaagacagggagagaaaagacATGCGAGGAGAAAGAGATGATAGGGATAGGAGAGATGACCGAGACAGGCGagatgacagagagaggagagaggataGGGACAAACGGGACGACTGGGCCAAGAAGAATGAACGAGAGCGACGAGATGAGCGggaaaagagggaggagaaggaCCCGCGGCCTATAGTCAGGCCTGTCTCTGAGATGGATTTGCGGCCTCCTCTACAGAAGAGCTCGTCAGAGGACAACAAGAGGACTCGCCCAGCTTCAGAGTCTGACAAGAGGACTACCCTTCCCAGATACACCCCGGCTGCAGAGTTCAGAGAACGCTCAG AGTCCGCTGCTGTCCGCTTCGCCCCTGACCCTCGTCCTGCACCAGACCCCCAGCAGGAACCTCCCCCACCCAAACAGGCTCTGCTCCCCCCTAAGTTTCTTACTGCACCCTCTGCTGAGTCCGGCAGGAGTCcgaccccctcctcctcttcttcatcctcctcctcttcctcttcctcctcttcctcctcctctgctcctgtagCTGTGGCCAAGCCACCAAGGACAGTCTCCCTATTAGTTGAAGACCCACCTCGACTGCAACCTGCTGCTCCTTCCTCAGCTGACTCTGACACGCCGCCCCCTGTCCCTCCCCACGCAAAGCAGCCTCCCATCCCTCCACCTAAACCCACCAACCGCAACAGCAACCCTGCACTGCTTG CTTCCTCATTGAACAGGGCCTCTAAGGTCAGGCAGCCCTGTCACTGGACCAGCTGGACACGCCAGAGTGAGCTTGGCCTCTACCTTTCTTTACCTGTGTACCTGCGACACAGAGCTGGCCAGACCTGCTCAG CTGAGCTTTCACAGCCTGGCAGCGGTGTCATCATCGTGCCAGCACCCGCTAAGCGCTCGCCGCCAACACCACCAAAGAGGATGACCCCTGTCACCAAGCGCCATTCAGTGGACCCCTCTCCTCCCAGTCAGGTCCCAGAGTCTCCCACCACTGAGCCAGCCTCAGCCCCTGCACTGATGCCCCCTGCTGTCCTTAAAGGAGATAACAACGAGGACAAGACAAACGCAGCAGCTCCTCAGTCCCCCACCGAGCCTATGCCTTCACCACCGTCACAcatccctccatctcctcctagGGTTCAGTCACTGCAGCCACCCAGCACCTCCTCCTCTGGTCCTGTGCCCACTGTGCAAACTGATCCTCCCAGCCCAACCACAGAGCCTCCCAGCCAGCCTCCTGCCATCCCCCTACACATCCTCATCCAGAGAGCTCTGGCCAGCCCCGGCCCAGCTCAGCCCAACCCAGGCAGCTCCCAGAGGGCCCACTCACTGCTGTTTGAGTCTCCTCCAGAGTTCCTCACGGAGGTGGGGGGTAACCCACGGCACTCTCTTCCCATCACCATCGAACCTCTCAGGCT GCCAGACGACGATGACTTTGACATGGAGGAGGAGCTGCGGAAGCTTCATCCTCAGAGGGCTCCTCGCCAGCCGGAGCTGGAGCCCCGCAGCAGGAGGGGCATGATTGGAGACCTCAGTGTGAGTGTGATTCCCGAGGACAGAGGGGACAGCGAGGGGGAGTCTGACTCTGACGGCCCCATCCTGTACAGAGACGACGACGAAGATGACGATGATGAGGAAGGCCCTCCAA GTGGACTGGCGAGTCGTGTGAAGAGGAAGGACACATTAGCCCTGAAGCTggagagacaggagagagaggacagggagGCCCAGGAGAACCAAGACAACATGAGCTGGCACAACAGGGAGCAGTGGGTGGCAGTGAGGAACAAGATCGGCACCGCACTGACACG GCGGCTGAGTCAGAGGCCAACAGCAGACGAGCTGGAGCAGAGGAACATCCTTCAAG